In the Mastacembelus armatus chromosome 17, fMasArm1.2, whole genome shotgun sequence genome, one interval contains:
- the zte38 gene encoding zebrafish testis-expressed 38, translating to MAAVKTCIKKRKQETSEWTELFMNDLKTKEESLVFVERMMAVAVSYITYLRGIFPEDAYRSRYLEDSCIKVLREDCAIPGASKVVKWIMGCFDALEKQYLQIVFIGVYTNPDEPDCIIESYQFKFRYSEKGPQVDIFRNNDVKMQVTLEDTKRASVLLIRKLFLLMQNMNALPNNVYLTMKLYYYDDITPADYEPPGFKEGECDSLYFEGTAVLFTLGEVNTNFHSFKVRVSAEQDRLEKIQEGNRVKEAKQVSQKNPSQRETLKDPHNDEEDLPSEDESAQFKKPARPAAKKRAAAKNPARKKRRI from the exons atgGCAGCTGTGAAGACATGCATcaagaagagaaaacaggaaacatctgAG TGGACCGAATTATTCATGAACGACTTGAAAACCAAGGAGGAGTCCCTTGTCTTCGTCGAGAGGATGATGGCAGTGGCGGTCTCCTACATCACCTACCTTAGAGGGATTTTCCCGGAGGATGCCTACAGATCCAGATATCTAGAGG ATTCGTGCATCAAAGTTTTGCGTGAAGACTGTGCCATCCCTGGTGCCAGCAAAGTTGTGAAATG GATAATGGGCTGTTTTGATGCTTTAGAGAAACAATAT CTCCAGATTGTGTTTATTGGG GTCTACACCAATCCAGATGAGCCTGAT tgtATTATTGAGTCCTACCAGTTTAAATTCAGATACAGTGAGAAGGGACCACAGGTGGACATATTCAG GAACAACGATGTGAAGATGCAGGTGACGCTGGAGGACACAAAGAGAGCATCGGTGCTGCTGATCAGGAAGCTTTTCCTACTTATGCAGAACATGAATGCCCTTCCCAACAACGTCTACCTCACTATGAAGCTCTACTATTATGATGACA TTACCCCTGCAGACTATGAACCTCCAGGCTTCAAGGAGGGTGAATGTGACAGCCTGTATTTTGAAGGCACGGCAGTGCTGTTCACCTTGGGTGAGGTGAATACAAACTTCCACAGCTTCAAAGTTCGTGTGTCAGCTGAACAGGACAGACTGGAGAAAATTCAGGAAGGAAACCGTGTGAAGGAGGCCAAGCAAGTGTCACAGAAAAATCCTTCTCAGAGGGAAACACTCAAG GATCCTCATAATGATGAAGAGGATCTACCCTCTGAAGATG AGTCTGCACAGTTCAAGAAACCTGCAAGACCTGCAGCAAAG AAACGTGCAGCTGCCAAAAATCCTGcgaggaagaaaagaagaatttaA
- the prdx1 gene encoding peroxiredoxin-1: MAAGNAQIGKLAPDFTAKAVMPDGEFKDLKLSDYRGKYLVFFFYPLDFTFVCPTEIIAFSDAADEFRKIGCEVIAASVDSHFSHFAWTNTPRKEGGLGTMKIPLVSDIRRTISTDYGVLKADEGIAYRGLFIIDDKGILRQITINDLPVGRSVDETLRLVQAFQFTDKHGEVCPAGWKPGSESIKPDVQKSKDYFSKH; this comes from the exons ATGGCTGCAGGCAATGCACAAATTGGAAAGCTGGCCCCAGACTTCACAGCCAAAGCGGTGATGCCGGATGGAGAGTTCAAAGACCTGAAGCTGTCGGACTACAGAG GGAAATATttggtcttcttcttctatcCACTGGACTTCACATTTGTTTGTCCAACTGAGATCATTGCTTTCAGTGATGCTGCTGATGAATTCAGGAAAATCGGCTGTGAGGTCATCGCTGCCTCAGTTGACTCACACTTCTCCCATTTTGCATG gACCAACACCCCACGTAAGGAGGGTGGTCTGGGCACCATGAAGATTCCCTTGGTATCTGACATACGTCGCACCATCTCTACAGATTATGGTGTCCTGAAGGCAGATGAAGGCATTGCATACAG GGGTCTGTTCATCATTGACGACAAAGGCATCCTCAGACAGATCACCATCAATGACCTCCCAGTTGGGCGGTCTGTTGACGAGACCCTGCGTTTGGTCCAAGCCTTTCAGTTTACTGACAAGCATGGAGAAG TCTGCCCAGCTGGCTGGAAACCAGGAAGTGAGTCCATCAAACCTGATGTCCAGAAGAGCAAAGACTACTTCTCCAAGCACTAA
- the LOC113134293 gene encoding histone-binding protein N1/N2-like isoform X2, with translation MEEANKLIGTGKKHLVMGKVVEAVGALQEACGMLAKKYGDTADECGEAFFWYGKALLDLARMENSVLGNALEGVPEADEEDEEKPKDPNIESTENIDEKTRDELRVQVYDAMAEKKDEAAEKKDEGKESEDAEKNGDAEKVVADEHQETAKEEGDENKTEVEGSKSEDMKENKDPENEEESADKPEGEEDGEEQEGEEEDNGEEEMEGDAEEQGEGDGTAEKDSDDEEVGNLQLAWEMLEVAKVIYKRKETKEDQLMAAQAHLKLGEVSAESGNYSQALEDFQECLKLQVKHLDSDSRLLAETHYQLGLTYSLNLQYSKAIEELNSSISVIKRRLDKLQELLDKADGPEVLPNERKEMEELKALLPEIQEKVEDATEGLKIASTAAEAVKDVLDGGSTSSAFPGSTAHNSDGSSTSKTDGTSTNDISSTNGHPSPRVSDISHLVRKKRKPEESPVKQGQVKKVKQDDSQADEVQKLQTDGVHKATGDANGHTTSMEVESQ, from the exons ATGGAGGAGGCCAACAAGCTAATCGGCACAGGCAAGAAGCACCTGGTGATGGGGAAGGTGGTGGAGGCCGTGGGCGCCCTGCAGGAGGCCTGTGGCATGCT GGCTAAAAAGTATGGCGACACCGCAGATGAGTGTGGGGAGGCTTTCTTCTGGTATGGCAAAGCTCTGCTGGATTTGGCACG GATGGAGAACTCGGTCCTGGGAAATGCTCTGGAAGGGGTGCCAGAAGCTGacgaggaggatgaggagaaacCCAAAGACCCCAATATTGAGAGCACCGAAAACATTGATG AGAAGACCAGAGACGAGCTGAGGGTTCAGGTGTATGACGCCATGGCAGAGAAGAAAGATGaggcagcagagaagaaagatgAAGGGAAGGAGAGTGAGGATGCAGAGAAGAACGGTGATGCAGAAAAGGTGGTGGCTGATGAGCATCAAGAAACTGCAAAAGAAGAAGGAGATGAGAACAAGACAGAGGTGGAGGGAAGCAAATCTGAAGACATGAAGGAAAATAAAGATCCTGAGAATGAAGAAGAATCAGCAGACAAGCCAGAGGGAGAAGAAG ATGGTGAAGAacaggagggggaggaagaagaTAATGGTGAAGAAGAAATGGAGGGTGATGCAGAAGAGCAAGGTGAAGGAGATGGTACTGCCGAGAAG gacagtgatgatgaggaggTGGGGAACCTGCAGTTGGCCTGGGAGATGTTGGAAGTAGCCAAAGTCATCTACAAACG AAAAGAGACCAAGGAAGATCAGCTGATGGCAGCTCAGGCCCACCTGAAACTGGGTGAAGTTTCTGCTGAATCAG GAAATTACTCCCAGGCGCTGGAGGATTTTCAGGAGTGCCTGAAGCTTCAGGTGAAACACCTGGACTCCGACAGCCGCCTGCTGGCTGAGACCCACTACCAGCTCGGACTGACCTACAGCCTGAACCTTCAGTACAGCAAGGCCATCGAGGAGCTGAACAGCTCCATCTCAGTCATAAAGCGCAGGCTGG ACAAACTACAGGAGCTGCTAGACAAGGCTGATGGTCCAGAGGTGCTGCCCAATGAGAGGAAGGAGATGGAAGAGCTGAAGGCTCTGCTGCCAGAGATCCAGGAGAAAGTGGAGGACGCCACAGAGGGACTGAAGATAGCAAGCACTGCTGCTGAGGCTGTAAAGGATGTGCTG GATGGAGGCTCCACTTCCTCTGCATTCCCTGGTTCCACTGCACACAACAGCGACGGCTCGTCCACTTCAAAG ACTGATGGTACATCGACCAACGACATCAGCTCGACCAACGGACACCCATCACCCCGAGTCTCTGACATCTCCCACCTGGTCAGGAAGAAG AGGAAGCCAGAGGAGAGTCCAGTAAAGCAGGGACAGGTTAAGAAGGTGAAGCAGGACGACAGTCAGGCAGACGAAGTGCAGAAGCTGCAGACCGATGGTGTTCACAAAGCCACTGGTGACGCTAATGGACACACTACCAGTATGGAAGTGGAGAG tcAGTGA
- the LOC113134293 gene encoding histone-binding protein N1/N2-like isoform X1 has product MEEANKLIGTGKKHLVMGKVVEAVGALQEACGMLAKKYGDTADECGEAFFWYGKALLDLARMENSVLGNALEGVPEADEEDEEKPKDPNIESTENIDAAHPDSTGRYTMSLTEKTRDELRVQVYDAMAEKKDEAAEKKDEGKESEDAEKNGDAEKVVADEHQETAKEEGDENKTEVEGSKSEDMKENKDPENEEESADKPEGEEDGEEQEGEEEDNGEEEMEGDAEEQGEGDGTAEKDSDDEEVGNLQLAWEMLEVAKVIYKRKETKEDQLMAAQAHLKLGEVSAESGNYSQALEDFQECLKLQVKHLDSDSRLLAETHYQLGLTYSLNLQYSKAIEELNSSISVIKRRLDKLQELLDKADGPEVLPNERKEMEELKALLPEIQEKVEDATEGLKIASTAAEAVKDVLDGGSTSSAFPGSTAHNSDGSSTSKTDGTSTNDISSTNGHPSPRVSDISHLVRKKRKPEESPVKQGQVKKVKQDDSQADEVQKLQTDGVHKATGDANGHTTSMEVESQ; this is encoded by the exons ATGGAGGAGGCCAACAAGCTAATCGGCACAGGCAAGAAGCACCTGGTGATGGGGAAGGTGGTGGAGGCCGTGGGCGCCCTGCAGGAGGCCTGTGGCATGCT GGCTAAAAAGTATGGCGACACCGCAGATGAGTGTGGGGAGGCTTTCTTCTGGTATGGCAAAGCTCTGCTGGATTTGGCACG GATGGAGAACTCGGTCCTGGGAAATGCTCTGGAAGGGGTGCCAGAAGCTGacgaggaggatgaggagaaacCCAAAGACCCCAATATTGAGAGCACCGAAAACATTGATG cTGCTCATCCTGACTCTACTGGACGCTACACCATGTCTTTAACAGAGAAGACCAGAGACGAGCTGAGGGTTCAGGTGTATGACGCCATGGCAGAGAAGAAAGATGaggcagcagagaagaaagatgAAGGGAAGGAGAGTGAGGATGCAGAGAAGAACGGTGATGCAGAAAAGGTGGTGGCTGATGAGCATCAAGAAACTGCAAAAGAAGAAGGAGATGAGAACAAGACAGAGGTGGAGGGAAGCAAATCTGAAGACATGAAGGAAAATAAAGATCCTGAGAATGAAGAAGAATCAGCAGACAAGCCAGAGGGAGAAGAAG ATGGTGAAGAacaggagggggaggaagaagaTAATGGTGAAGAAGAAATGGAGGGTGATGCAGAAGAGCAAGGTGAAGGAGATGGTACTGCCGAGAAG gacagtgatgatgaggaggTGGGGAACCTGCAGTTGGCCTGGGAGATGTTGGAAGTAGCCAAAGTCATCTACAAACG AAAAGAGACCAAGGAAGATCAGCTGATGGCAGCTCAGGCCCACCTGAAACTGGGTGAAGTTTCTGCTGAATCAG GAAATTACTCCCAGGCGCTGGAGGATTTTCAGGAGTGCCTGAAGCTTCAGGTGAAACACCTGGACTCCGACAGCCGCCTGCTGGCTGAGACCCACTACCAGCTCGGACTGACCTACAGCCTGAACCTTCAGTACAGCAAGGCCATCGAGGAGCTGAACAGCTCCATCTCAGTCATAAAGCGCAGGCTGG ACAAACTACAGGAGCTGCTAGACAAGGCTGATGGTCCAGAGGTGCTGCCCAATGAGAGGAAGGAGATGGAAGAGCTGAAGGCTCTGCTGCCAGAGATCCAGGAGAAAGTGGAGGACGCCACAGAGGGACTGAAGATAGCAAGCACTGCTGCTGAGGCTGTAAAGGATGTGCTG GATGGAGGCTCCACTTCCTCTGCATTCCCTGGTTCCACTGCACACAACAGCGACGGCTCGTCCACTTCAAAG ACTGATGGTACATCGACCAACGACATCAGCTCGACCAACGGACACCCATCACCCCGAGTCTCTGACATCTCCCACCTGGTCAGGAAGAAG AGGAAGCCAGAGGAGAGTCCAGTAAAGCAGGGACAGGTTAAGAAGGTGAAGCAGGACGACAGTCAGGCAGACGAAGTGCAGAAGCTGCAGACCGATGGTGTTCACAAAGCCACTGGTGACGCTAATGGACACACTACCAGTATGGAAGTGGAGAG tcAGTGA
- the gpbp1l1 gene encoding vasculin-like protein 1, with amino-acid sequence MAQHDFVPAWLNFSTPQPAKSPAANLDKQGELHHHKDGRTAVSRRRHNSSDGFFNNGSLRAPAGDGWQQPSLLLRHDSVDSGVAKGGHGGLAGGSCWKETPSWHGAPRGAQDGHHHQGRHPKRGGGDRDRQGGHRQRNGNFHPRKSASYQDKFPNEERKDSKDDKLKFVEEDFPSLNPETTGKPGTQMRAVAPHAGVWENPPSGKQMVSKMLVIKKVSKEDPSTAFSAGFATAGTLPTNGNKAPIPGSSVYKNLVPKPAVAPTKSTQWKSSGREITKSGLHMPGRDSVFTSPVSAAKPSTPASAPQHNTPKEHPSSMTPPIDIAPSRLKLMRRGPDRKSEFLRALKDEGTGELTTSSSPGTSGEGESSTPEPKPYSEEVCHENGLSYSLSDSDTEHLSSSLEAEHRLLKAMGWQEYPENDDNFLPLTEDELREFQTKTEQLKRNGMHRNGVLPRARGVTLHFTPWRSVAEAHVEEGSESETSSSSQTSDDDDCIKS; translated from the exons ATGGCGCAGCATGACTTTGTCCCTGCCTGGCTTAACTTCTCCACACCCCAGCCCGCCAAG TCCCCTGCTGCCAACCTTGACAAGCAAGGTGAGCTCCACCACCACAAAGACGGCAGAACCGCTGTGAGCCGTCGCCGCCACAACTCCTCTGATGGCTTCTTCAACAACGGCTCCCTACGCGCCCCAGCAG GTGACGGATGGCAGCAGCCCTCTCTGCTTCTGAGGCATGACTCAGTGGACTCAGGGGTGGCCAAAGGAGGACATGGTGGGTTAGCAGGGGGCTCGTGTTGGAAGGAAACACCCAGCTGGCATGGAGCGCCACGGGGGGCCCAGGACGGCCATCACCACCAGGGACGCCACCCCAAGCGGGGAGGAGGTGACAGGGACAGACAGGGGGGCCACCGGCAGCGCAATGGTAACTTCCATCCCCGAAAGAGCGCCTCGTACCAGGACAAGTTCCCCAACGAGGAACGCAAGGACAGCAAGGACGACAAGCTGAAGTTTGTGGAGGAGGACTTT ccTTCCCTCAACCCTGAAACAACTGGAAAGCCTGGGACTCAGATGCGAGCAGTGGCTCCCCATGCTGGAGTGTGGG AAAACCCCCCTAGTGGCAAACAGATGGTGTCCAAAATGCTGGTTATCAAGAAGGTTTCCAAGGAGGACCCCAGCACAGCCTTCTCTGCAGGGTTTGCCACTGCTGGTACCCTGCCCACAAACGGCAACAAAGCTCCCATCCCAGGCTCCAGCGTTTACAAGAACCTGGTCCCAAAACCTGCTGTGGCCCCCACCAAA AGCACCCAGTGGAAGTCCAGTGGTAGAGAGATCACCAAGTCTGGTCTCCACATGCCAGGCCGAGATTCAGTCTTCACCAGCCCCGTCTCTGCAGCCAAACCCAGCACCCCAGCCAGTGCACCACAGCACAACACCCCGAAAGAG CACCCTTCCAGCATGACTCCTCCCATAGACATCGCCCCATCAAGGCTGAAGCTGATGCGCCGCGGTCCGGACCGTAAGAGCGAGTTCCTGCGAGCTCTGAAAGACGAGGGCACTGGAGAGCTGACAACAAGCAGCAGCCCAGGAACTTCAGGAGAG GGGGAAAGCAGCACCCCAGAGCCCAAACCCTACAGCGAGGAGGTCTGCCATGAGAATGGTCTGTCTTACTCCCTCAGTGACTCAGACACTGAACACCTGTCCAGCTCCCTGGAGGCAGAGCACAG GTTGCTGAAGGCCATGGGCTGGCAGGAGTACCCAGAAAACGATGACAACTTCCTGCCTTTGACAGAGGACGAGCTGAGAGAGTTCCAGACTAAAACTGAACAG CTGAAGAGGAACGGTATGCACAGGAATGGGGTTCTCCCGAGAGCACGTGGTGTGACCCTCCACTTCACCCCCTGGAGGAGTGTGGCGGAGGCGCATGTGGAGGAGGGCTCCGAGTCCGAAACAAGTAGCAGCAGCCAGACCTCTGACGACGACGACTGCATCAAATCCTAA
- the LOC113133893 gene encoding transmembrane protein 69-like isoform X1, giving the protein MIRFASRRSTISGVSVWKCLQQISRAPTYSTQAQLLFHSQSPSTCTIRLLSPRPVNWYALRLCHGEPQGTSDRGNTKEGFSLRALTQAPKPALYLGFSGLIPFMSAPLLMASIQAFNPELAYAQVVYGACIVSFLGGARWGFAIPAGSPAQPDWMNLANSVVPSLLAWLALLCRDSIAEGALVVIMGLGLSLHYDLTLLPGYPAWFKAMRTVLTLVATFSLVATLIIKKFYIEKKIKEILN; this is encoded by the exons ATGATCAGATTTGCATCTAGAAGAAGCACAATCTCTGGg GTTTCAGTATGGAAATGTCTTCAGCAGATATCCAGAGCACCGACCTACTCAACACAAGCCCAGCTGCTGTTCCACTCTCAATCCCCCTCAACTTGCACCATCAGGCTTCTTAGTCCCAGGCCTGTAAACTGGTATGCCTTACGTCTCTGCCACGGAGAACCACAGGGTACCTCAGACAGAGGAAACACCAAGGAGGGATTCAGTTTGAGGGCCCTCACCCAGGCTCCCAAACCAGCTCTATACCTTGGTTTCTCTGGGCTCATCCCCTTCATGTCTGCCCCTCTCCTGATGGCTTCCATACAGGCCTTCAACCCTGAATTGGCATATGCTCAAGTGGTTTATGGAGCCTGTATAGTATCTTTCCTTGGAGGGGCCCGCTGGGGATTTGCCATCCCTGCTGGTAGTCCCGCTCAGCCCGACTGGATGAACTTGGCCAACAGTGTGGTGCCATCACTTCTAGCCTGGTTGGCACTTCTCTGCAGGGACAGTATTGCAGAAGGAGCCCTGGTAGTTATCATGGGACTGGGTCTGTCACTGCACTATGACCTGACCCTGCTGCCTGGCTACCCAGCCTGGTTCAAAGCCATGCGGACTGTCCTCACTCTAGTTGCCACCTTCTCACTGGTGGCTACACTGATAATTAAGAAATTCTATATTGAGAAGAAGATCAAAGAAATCCTGAACTGA
- the LOC113133893 gene encoding transmembrane protein 69-like isoform X2, with translation MIRFASRRSTISGISRAPTYSTQAQLLFHSQSPSTCTIRLLSPRPVNWYALRLCHGEPQGTSDRGNTKEGFSLRALTQAPKPALYLGFSGLIPFMSAPLLMASIQAFNPELAYAQVVYGACIVSFLGGARWGFAIPAGSPAQPDWMNLANSVVPSLLAWLALLCRDSIAEGALVVIMGLGLSLHYDLTLLPGYPAWFKAMRTVLTLVATFSLVATLIIKKFYIEKKIKEILN, from the exons ATGATCAGATTTGCATCTAGAAGAAGCACAATCTCTGGg ATATCCAGAGCACCGACCTACTCAACACAAGCCCAGCTGCTGTTCCACTCTCAATCCCCCTCAACTTGCACCATCAGGCTTCTTAGTCCCAGGCCTGTAAACTGGTATGCCTTACGTCTCTGCCACGGAGAACCACAGGGTACCTCAGACAGAGGAAACACCAAGGAGGGATTCAGTTTGAGGGCCCTCACCCAGGCTCCCAAACCAGCTCTATACCTTGGTTTCTCTGGGCTCATCCCCTTCATGTCTGCCCCTCTCCTGATGGCTTCCATACAGGCCTTCAACCCTGAATTGGCATATGCTCAAGTGGTTTATGGAGCCTGTATAGTATCTTTCCTTGGAGGGGCCCGCTGGGGATTTGCCATCCCTGCTGGTAGTCCCGCTCAGCCCGACTGGATGAACTTGGCCAACAGTGTGGTGCCATCACTTCTAGCCTGGTTGGCACTTCTCTGCAGGGACAGTATTGCAGAAGGAGCCCTGGTAGTTATCATGGGACTGGGTCTGTCACTGCACTATGACCTGACCCTGCTGCCTGGCTACCCAGCCTGGTTCAAAGCCATGCGGACTGTCCTCACTCTAGTTGCCACCTTCTCACTGGTGGCTACACTGATAATTAAGAAATTCTATATTGAGAAGAAGATCAAAGAAATCCTGAACTGA